AGTGATTAGGACAACCATCAAGGTTCTAACTAATCCTTTGCAAATGGGTTCTTCGGCAATCCTGACTTGCGATTGACTTCTCAATCTTATGTCAAGTAACGGCAAGTTTAATTCAATTTTTATTCCAATAAAATAAAAGATGACAAAAAGTCATGAATAAACTAATTAATATCAATGACTTCATGCAATTATGCAATTAACTACAGGTACTTCAACACTTCATCAATACTCTTCAGCTCCATGAAATTGTCATGTTCCAGATGATGTTCATGCTGTTCATGACTCCATGTCACATGGTAAGGAATATGTGCTGCAAAACCGCCGATTTCCAGTACTGGCAGGATATCTGATTTAATTGAATTTCCCAGCATCAGAAAATGTTCAGGCTGACAGTCCAGATGCTTCAACAGCTTTTTGTAATCATTTTCTTTTTTATCACTCATAATTTCAATGTGGTGAAAATAGTCCTGGAGTCCCGAATTTTTCAGCTTTCGTTCCTGATCCAGCAGGTCACCTTTTGTGGCAACTACCAGCCTGTATTTTCCTTTTAAAGAATCTAGTGTTTCCGTAACTCCCTCCAATAATTCTATGGGTTTCTGCAAAAGTCCCTGACCGATCTCAATAGTCCTGTTGATCAATTGCAAAGATGCCGTGCCGCCTGAAACCCTGCTCACCGTTTCGATCATACAAAGCATAAAACCTTTTTACCCCATAACCATAGAGATGAAGATGCTGCATTTCTGTTTTAAATAATTCCTGGGATACAGAATGTTGAGGCAGATAATCTTCAAGCAAAACACAGAATTCCTTTTCCGCTTCCTGAAAATAAGGCTCATTGATCCAAAGAGTGTCATCTGCATCAAATGCGATGGTTGTGATATGATTATTCATTTTAGTTTTGTATTTTTCTCCCGACAAAATTCAGTATAAAAATTCAATCAGAAAAGGACATTTGTCCCGGATAAAATATGTTAAGGACCAACCAGATATTTCTTAATTATATAGAAAACCTTTACGAAAAGAAGAAAAGTAAAGAAGAAATCGTCATAAGATCATTTTCTAAGGGAGAAAGGATGTTGACGCAAGACGAGAAGCCTTCCAAAATAATGCTTGTTAAACAAGGAATTACCAAATGCTTTTTTACAGAAGAAAATGGGAAAGAATATATAGTTGAATTTTTAGGAAAAGGAGAAATCATCGGTGAAATAGAGCTGATCCGGAATATCCCATGTTTGTGCAGCATTGAAGCAGTAACAGAAGTTGCCGTTTATGCCGTGACTGTATCTTATTTTCAATCTTTAATTAAAAATGATCTGACCTTGAACAATCTGCTTCTGGACGTTTTTGCAGAACGCATCATTAATACGTCCCGAAGAGCATCTTACCAGCAGTTGTATGCTGTAGAACATACTTTAGCGCAGCTTCTTGAGCTTCAAAAAGAGCAAAATATTGAGATTTCAAAGGAAGATATGGCTGCTTACCTGGGAATTACGGTGAGAAGTCTGAATAGATCTTTGAAAAATTTAAAATAATATTGTATTGAATTTAATTTAATAGCAGATTGGAGGGGGTATTCAATGAAATTTTTTATTAATATTCATTAGCCATATTGAAATAATGGGGGGGGAGTGTTTTTATTTTTGTTATTTTTGTATTTGAAAAAAATTGAATTGATCAATGGGAGAAATAAAGTTCCGCAATGCGAAATTGGGTGATTTACCAAAAATTGTAGAAATATACAATTCTACGGTTGCTTCAAGAATGGTAACGGCGGATGTAGAGGAAGTTTCTGTAGAAAGCAAACAAATATGGTTTGAAGCCCATAATTCTGAGACCAGACCGCTGTGGATCGTTAAAGATCCGGAAGGACAGACAATTGGCTGGGTGAGCTTTAGTTCATTTCATGAAAGAACTGCTTACAGCGGAACAGTAGAAGTAAGTATTTATCTTGATAAAAGCTGCAGAGGAAAAGGATACGGGAAAACCATTCTTCAATACTGTATTGAGAACGCCGGAAAATTTAAGGTTAATAATCTAGTAGCTCTTATTTTTCTGCATAATGAACCAAGCCTCAAACTCTTCAGATACTTCGGATTTGAGGATTGGGGAATGCTTCCTAACGTAGCTGTTTTAGATGGTATAGAAAGAAGTCTGGTGATTTTAGGGAAGAGAATAGTAGCATAGATAAAAATTATCAGCGCGGAGCCAAAGGCTCCGCGCTGATACTTTAATAGTGTCTTAAATTACTTTAAACAACTCTTTTATCCCGTTCTGAAGTATTGATTACTTTTATTAGTTTCCGAGTTGATCTATTGTTATAATTTCTTTTTCCTTCTGAGTGATTCTTTTGGCCGACATATTCAAAAATCGTTTTACCAGGAAAACAGCTGAAACCGTAAGTCCAAGGCCTAAAGCGATCCACATACCGAAAGCACCCATTTTTAAAGTGACACAAAGGAAATATCCTAAAGGAATTGTAATGACCCAATACGCTATAAATGTATAGATCGATGGGATTTTCACATCCTGAATTCCTCTCAGCATTCCTAAAGCTGTTACCTGAACCCCGTCTGAAAGCTGGAATAAAGCAGCAATAATCATTAATTTTGAAGCCAGCATAATCACTTCGACTTCTTCTTTTTTGGTGAAGAAAGTAGGAAGTATATTTCTTCCCAGAATGAAAAACAGTCCGCAAATACACATAAAAATAAAGGATATTTTCAGGTTGTTGATCCCTACTTTTCTTAATTCAACAAAATTCTGTTCTCCAAGTTTTCTACCGATCATTACCGTTGAAGCTACGCTGAATCCCACACATAAATTGAAAGTAAATGAAGCCATACTCAATGCGATTTGATGCGATGCAATGTCATGCGCTGAAATCAGTCCACAGATGAAGGCCGCTCCAGCAAAAGCAGTTACTTCGAAGAACATCTGTAAAGCGGTTGGAAGACCCAGTCTTACCATTTTATCAAACATATTTTTGGAGAAGACCTGTATTTTTAAAGAGAAATCTTTAATATACCGTC
The Chryseobacterium sp. W4I1 DNA segment above includes these coding regions:
- a CDS encoding Crp/Fnr family transcriptional regulator, coding for MLRTNQIFLNYIENLYEKKKSKEEIVIRSFSKGERMLTQDEKPSKIMLVKQGITKCFFTEENGKEYIVEFLGKGEIIGEIELIRNIPCLCSIEAVTEVAVYAVTVSYFQSLIKNDLTLNNLLLDVFAERIINTSRRASYQQLYAVEHTLAQLLELQKEQNIEISKEDMAAYLGITVRSLNRSLKNLK
- a CDS encoding MATE family efflux transporter, whose translation is MNFLNKNYTKECLTLALPVMLTQVGQVSVNLFDNIIVGRLLGADALASVSLGNAVFFSTFVLALGFSFAIPPLVSEAHSKQDHGTINSVFSHGFVINMTVGIVLMGVLLLGMPLLYHSGQPAKIIPNTVDFLSIMAISMIPFMAFQTLREVSEGLSYTIGVTKATIIANIINIVLNYVFIKGLWIFPEMGVKGSALATLISRIFMVVFLYVVLVKEKKTRRYIKDFSLKIQVFSKNMFDKMVRLGLPTALQMFFEVTAFAGAAFICGLISAHDIASHQIALSMASFTFNLCVGFSVASTVMIGRKLGEQNFVELRKVGINNLKISFIFMCICGLFFILGRNILPTFFTKKEEVEVIMLASKLMIIAALFQLSDGVQVTALGMLRGIQDVKIPSIYTFIAYWVITIPLGYFLCVTLKMGAFGMWIALGLGLTVSAVFLVKRFLNMSAKRITQKEKEIITIDQLGN
- a CDS encoding GNAT family N-acetyltransferase; protein product: MGEIKFRNAKLGDLPKIVEIYNSTVASRMVTADVEEVSVESKQIWFEAHNSETRPLWIVKDPEGQTIGWVSFSSFHERTAYSGTVEVSIYLDKSCRGKGYGKTILQYCIENAGKFKVNNLVALIFLHNEPSLKLFRYFGFEDWGMLPNVAVLDGIERSLVILGKRIVA